From one Micromonospora siamensis genomic stretch:
- a CDS encoding DUF1905 domain-containing protein: protein MELEFSGEIWFWRGPSPHHFVTVPPDACERLAEVSAQVSYGWGMIPVTVATGGSTWPTALFPKDGRYLVPLRADVRRTEGLDVGDTIAVRLTVDV from the coding sequence ATGGAGCTGGAGTTCAGCGGCGAGATCTGGTTCTGGCGAGGCCCTTCACCGCACCACTTCGTCACCGTCCCACCGGACGCCTGTGAGCGGCTGGCGGAGGTGTCCGCCCAGGTCAGCTACGGCTGGGGCATGATCCCCGTGACCGTCGCGACCGGTGGGTCGACCTGGCCGACGGCGCTGTTCCCCAAGGACGGGCGCTATCTGGTGCCGCTGCGGGCGGACGTGCGCCGCACCGAGGGGCTCGACGTCGGCGACACCATCGCCGTCCGCCTGACCGTCGACGTCTGA
- a CDS encoding LysR family transcriptional regulator gives MLERHEVETFLTLADELHFGRTAERLRVTTGRISHVVKKLERRIGAPLFERTSRMVRLTPIGSRLADDLRPLVAGMEDAVRRAVESGRGVTGELRVAFLGEWTAPVLLRAVTLFTERHPECAVHVLEAQLANTRSGLLDGSIDVLLASYPFDGMACGPALLAEARVLAVAAGHPLAREASVSLEVLADHPVIQYPAVTSDGFKRDRTPDRTPAGRPVPKGPAGGTFSELLSLVALGRGVLPVGEHTRRYYPRPDVAYVPIRDAPPILRGPVWRETNTTNRVREFVRAAVDANPSA, from the coding sequence TTGCTGGAGCGGCACGAGGTCGAGACGTTCCTGACCCTGGCCGACGAGCTGCACTTCGGCCGGACGGCCGAGCGGTTGCGGGTCACCACCGGCCGGATCAGTCACGTGGTGAAGAAGCTGGAGCGGCGGATCGGGGCGCCGCTGTTCGAGCGCACCAGCCGGATGGTCCGGCTGACCCCGATCGGGTCGCGCCTCGCCGACGACCTGCGCCCGCTGGTCGCCGGGATGGAGGACGCCGTCCGGCGGGCGGTGGAGTCCGGCCGGGGCGTCACCGGTGAGCTGCGGGTGGCGTTCCTGGGCGAGTGGACCGCCCCGGTGCTGCTGCGCGCGGTCACCCTCTTCACCGAGCGGCACCCGGAGTGCGCGGTGCACGTGCTCGAGGCGCAGTTGGCGAACACCCGCTCCGGCCTGCTGGACGGCTCGATCGACGTGCTGCTCGCGTCGTACCCGTTCGACGGCATGGCGTGCGGCCCGGCGCTGCTGGCCGAGGCCCGGGTCCTCGCGGTGGCCGCGGGTCATCCGCTGGCCCGGGAGGCTTCCGTGTCGCTGGAGGTGCTGGCCGACCATCCGGTGATCCAGTACCCGGCGGTCACCTCGGACGGTTTCAAGCGGGACCGCACGCCCGACCGGACGCCCGCCGGGCGGCCGGTGCCGAAGGGGCCGGCGGGTGGCACCTTCTCGGAGCTGCTGTCCCTGGTGGCACTGGGCAGGGGGGTGCTGCCGGTGGGCGAGCACACCCGGCGGTACTACCCGCGCCCGGACGTGGCCTACGTGCCGATCCGCGACGCGCCGCCGATCCTGCGCGGCCCCGTGTGGCGGGAGACGAACACCACCAACCGGGTACGCGAGTTCGTCCGGGCCGCCGTCGACGCGAACCCGTCGGCCTGA
- a CDS encoding VOC family protein, whose amino-acid sequence MTAGPGSGRSDRPRLALAATVLDAPDARALAAFYERLLGWSREDDEPDWVTLRAPDGGAGLAFQTEPAYVRPVWPAGPGQPPMMAHLDIEVDDLDAASAHAVAAGATVAHFQPQTDVRVHLDPAGHPFCLFT is encoded by the coding sequence GTGACCGCGGGCCCGGGCAGCGGCAGGTCCGACCGGCCGCGGCTCGCCCTGGCCGCCACCGTGCTGGACGCGCCCGACGCCCGCGCACTCGCGGCGTTCTACGAACGCCTGCTCGGCTGGTCGCGGGAGGACGACGAGCCGGACTGGGTGACGCTGCGGGCCCCGGACGGCGGCGCCGGCCTGGCCTTCCAGACCGAGCCGGCATACGTACGCCCGGTCTGGCCGGCCGGACCCGGGCAGCCGCCGATGATGGCCCACCTGGACATCGAGGTCGACGACCTCGACGCGGCCTCGGCCCACGCGGTGGCCGCCGGCGCCACCGTGGCGCACTTCCAACCCCAGACGGACGTACGCGTGCACCTGGACCCGGCCGGTCACCCGTTCTGCCTGTTCACCTGA
- a CDS encoding LLM class flavin-dependent oxidoreductase, with product MPGEVPGGGRTLAIMRIGIVILPDQRWSRSRLRWRQADEWGFDHAWTYDHLGWRDLVDGPWFDSMATLTAAATVTSRIRLGTLVASPNFRHPAAFARQVTALDDVSDGRVLLGLGAGGIGFDSAVLGGETLPPRQRVDRFAEFTELLDLILRKDGTTWRGEWFTAVDARNNPGCVQQPRVPFVLAANGPRSMRLVARFGQAWVTTGTGEEDLEAWWDGVATLCARMDRTLAEAGRDPATLDRHLSLDAAPVFSLRSADFFAEQVARAAALGFTDVITHWPRESSWYAGDEAVLVDVATRLLPELRRG from the coding sequence ATGCCGGGCGAGGTGCCGGGCGGTGGTCGTACCCTGGCGATCATGCGGATTGGCATCGTGATCCTCCCGGACCAGCGCTGGTCGCGGTCGCGGCTGCGGTGGCGGCAGGCCGACGAGTGGGGTTTCGACCACGCCTGGACGTACGACCACCTGGGCTGGCGGGACCTGGTCGACGGGCCCTGGTTCGACTCGATGGCGACGCTGACCGCCGCGGCGACGGTCACCTCGCGGATCCGGCTGGGCACCCTGGTCGCCTCGCCCAACTTCCGGCATCCGGCGGCGTTCGCCCGGCAGGTCACCGCCCTGGACGACGTCTCCGACGGGCGGGTGCTGCTCGGGCTGGGCGCGGGCGGCATCGGCTTCGACTCGGCGGTGCTCGGCGGCGAGACGCTGCCGCCGCGGCAGCGGGTGGACCGGTTCGCCGAGTTCACCGAGCTGCTCGACCTGATCCTGCGCAAGGACGGCACGACCTGGCGGGGCGAGTGGTTCACCGCCGTGGACGCCCGCAACAACCCGGGTTGCGTGCAGCAGCCCCGGGTGCCGTTCGTGCTCGCCGCGAACGGCCCCCGGTCGATGCGGCTGGTCGCCCGGTTCGGTCAGGCGTGGGTCACCACCGGCACCGGTGAGGAGGACCTGGAGGCGTGGTGGGACGGGGTGGCCACGCTCTGCGCCCGGATGGACCGGACGCTCGCCGAGGCGGGCCGGGACCCGGCCACCCTGGACCGCCACCTGTCGTTGGACGCGGCGCCGGTCTTCTCGCTGCGCAGCGCCGACTTCTTCGCCGAGCAGGTGGCCCGGGCCGCGGCCCTCGGCTTCACCGACGTGATCACCCACTGGCCCCGGGAGAGCAGCTGGTACGCCGGTGACGAGGCGGTCCTGGTGGACGTGGCCACCCGGCTGCTGCCGGAGCTGCGCCGAGGCTGA
- a CDS encoding zinc metalloprotease translates to MGLRPNLLTRRTAGVATTTLALLLSTAAVGVVPAASAFSAAPSKACAEPADSHSDARVKKGGTAKHDPNSLTAAQVRDREADLAAALRDRANFRTGPGATAPLASVTIPVVVHVIQRDSTRAGGNIPDSLITSQISVLNQAYSGATGGAATAFSFQLQKINRVTNPSWYPIVQGSTAERNMKSTLREGGKNTLNMYLGELSDNLLGWATFPQRKLSSMDGVVVLNESLPGGSATNYNQGDTGTHEIGHWLNLYHTFQGGCSGSGDSVSDTPAEASPAYQCPTGRDTCSTAGLDPITNFMDYTYDSCMYQFTPGQASRMITAWNAYRAA, encoded by the coding sequence ATGGGACTCCGTCCCAATCTGCTGACCCGGCGTACCGCCGGTGTCGCGACGACGACCCTCGCGCTGCTGCTCAGCACCGCCGCGGTGGGCGTCGTTCCCGCTGCTTCGGCCTTCTCGGCCGCCCCGAGCAAGGCCTGTGCCGAGCCCGCCGACTCGCACTCGGACGCGCGGGTGAAGAAGGGCGGCACGGCCAAGCACGACCCCAACAGCCTGACCGCCGCGCAGGTCCGCGACCGCGAGGCCGACCTGGCCGCCGCCCTGCGCGACCGCGCCAACTTCCGTACCGGCCCCGGTGCCACCGCCCCGCTCGCCTCCGTCACGATCCCGGTCGTGGTGCACGTGATCCAGCGGGACTCCACCCGGGCCGGCGGCAACATCCCGGACTCGCTGATCACCTCGCAGATCAGCGTGCTGAACCAGGCGTACAGCGGCGCCACGGGCGGCGCGGCCACCGCGTTCAGCTTCCAGCTTCAGAAGATCAACCGGGTCACCAACCCGTCGTGGTACCCGATCGTGCAGGGCTCGACCGCCGAGCGGAACATGAAGAGCACCCTGCGCGAGGGCGGCAAGAACACCCTGAACATGTACCTCGGCGAGCTGAGCGACAACCTGCTCGGCTGGGCCACCTTCCCGCAGCGCAAGCTCAGCAGCATGGACGGCGTGGTCGTGCTGAACGAGTCGCTGCCGGGTGGCTCCGCCACCAACTACAACCAGGGCGACACCGGCACCCACGAGATCGGCCACTGGCTGAACCTCTACCACACCTTCCAGGGTGGTTGCTCCGGCTCGGGCGACAGCGTCAGCGACACCCCGGCCGAGGCGTCACCGGCCTACCAGTGCCCGACCGGGCGGGACACCTGCTCCACCGCGGGCCTGGACCCGATCACCAACTTCATGGACTACACCTACGACAGCTGCATGTACCAGTT
- a CDS encoding tyrosine-protein phosphatase — MPRLRWPDLRNARDLGGIPTTDGGWIRERALIRTDNHGRLDAAGLDAVRAYGVARVIDLRWEWEAAKYPSPLAGDERYRLVPACFDPTGDEEIPPDSYRLMADASRDRLAAALTAIAEAPPGGVVLHCHAGRDRTGMVVALALHAAGVAVESIEADYALTEGSPPDMIVNTFAHLTSRYGGVTEYLVGCGLTPGNLAAIRDRLTEVAVR; from the coding sequence GTGCCCCGGCTCCGTTGGCCCGACCTGCGCAACGCCCGCGACCTCGGCGGGATCCCGACCACCGACGGTGGATGGATCCGGGAGCGAGCGCTGATCCGCACCGACAACCACGGCCGGCTCGATGCCGCCGGCCTCGACGCCGTCCGCGCCTACGGGGTCGCCCGCGTCATCGACCTACGGTGGGAGTGGGAGGCGGCGAAGTACCCGAGCCCGTTGGCCGGCGACGAGCGCTACCGGCTCGTCCCGGCCTGCTTCGACCCGACCGGCGACGAGGAGATCCCGCCGGACAGCTACCGGCTGATGGCGGACGCGAGTCGGGACCGGCTGGCCGCCGCGCTGACCGCGATCGCGGAGGCGCCGCCGGGCGGGGTGGTGCTGCACTGCCACGCGGGTCGGGACCGTACCGGGATGGTGGTGGCGCTCGCGTTGCACGCGGCGGGCGTGGCGGTGGAGTCGATCGAGGCCGACTACGCGCTCACCGAGGGCTCGCCACCGGACATGATCGTCAACACCTTCGCCCACCTGACCAGCCGGTACGGCGGGGTGACCGAATACCTCGTGGGGTGCGGGTTGACGCCGGGTAACCTGGCGGCCATCCGTGACCGGCTCACCGAGGTCGCGGTCCGGTGA
- a CDS encoding phosphoribosyltransferase family protein, whose product MPADLSEHLVALFRWIDPGPSSSHLVSDVSGWWRDPEVLAGLGPALVEPFRVAAPTVVVAPAVTGLILGPLAATALGVGFAPAYKAGDGRVPAGAVSWAQSPPDFRGRRVDLGIREQHLGPGDRVLVVDDWVTTGAQLRAVYAICATRGATVLGTAAVVRDCPAEVADELRVRALLDADRLAA is encoded by the coding sequence ATGCCCGCTGACCTGAGCGAACACCTCGTCGCGCTGTTCCGCTGGATCGATCCCGGCCCGTCCAGCAGCCACCTGGTCAGCGACGTCTCCGGCTGGTGGCGCGACCCGGAGGTGCTGGCCGGCCTCGGTCCGGCCCTGGTGGAACCGTTCCGGGTCGCCGCGCCGACCGTGGTCGTCGCCCCCGCGGTGACCGGGCTGATCCTCGGCCCGCTCGCCGCGACCGCGCTCGGCGTGGGGTTCGCGCCCGCGTACAAGGCGGGCGACGGGCGGGTGCCGGCCGGGGCGGTGAGCTGGGCGCAGAGTCCCCCCGACTTCCGGGGCCGCCGGGTCGACCTCGGGATCCGGGAGCAGCACCTCGGCCCCGGTGACCGGGTGCTCGTCGTGGACGACTGGGTCACCACCGGCGCCCAGCTCCGGGCCGTGTACGCGATCTGCGCCACCCGGGGCGCGACGGTGCTCGGCACCGCCGCGGTGGTCCGCGACTGCCCGGCCGAGGTCGCCGACGAGCTGCGGGTACGCGCCCTGCTCGACGCCGACCGACTCGCGGCTTGA
- a CDS encoding GNAT family N-acetyltransferase, protein MTLAEIWPVRRMRVTTSVLELAVPGEDELAALAIHAAAGIYDPQNRFLARSPVAGWESGPSPQAEWSFLRYYWASLADWRPSRWNLVMAVKVDGVCVGVQEIGAQDFGITRTVSTGSWIARRFQGRGYGKEMRCAVLHLAFAGLGADRAESAAWSTNAASLGVSWSLGYQSNGTTIRTFDGGRQEQINLVLDRERWESHRDDIAIHGLSDEVLELMDVKRAASR, encoded by the coding sequence ATGACGTTGGCCGAGATCTGGCCCGTGCGCCGTATGCGGGTGACGACGTCCGTGCTTGAGCTGGCTGTGCCGGGTGAGGACGAGCTTGCCGCACTGGCGATCCATGCGGCAGCCGGCATCTACGATCCGCAGAACCGCTTCCTGGCGCGTTCGCCCGTAGCGGGATGGGAGTCGGGACCGTCTCCCCAGGCCGAATGGTCGTTCCTGCGGTACTACTGGGCGTCCCTGGCGGACTGGCGGCCGAGCAGGTGGAACCTGGTGATGGCGGTGAAGGTCGATGGCGTGTGCGTCGGGGTGCAGGAGATCGGCGCGCAGGACTTCGGGATCACCAGGACCGTCTCGACGGGGTCTTGGATCGCGCGGCGGTTCCAGGGGCGTGGTTACGGCAAGGAGATGCGGTGCGCCGTCCTGCATCTCGCGTTCGCCGGGCTGGGAGCGGATCGCGCCGAGTCCGCCGCCTGGTCCACCAACGCGGCGTCGCTGGGAGTCTCGTGGTCGCTTGGCTATCAGTCGAACGGCACCACGATCCGGACTTTCGACGGTGGCCGCCAGGAGCAGATCAACCTGGTGCTCGACCGCGAACGGTGGGAGAGCCACCGTGACGACATCGCGATCCACGGACTCAGCGACGAGGTGCTTGAGCTGATGGACGTCAAGCGGGCCGCATCCCGGTGA
- a CDS encoding ASCH domain-containing protein, which produces MWPRIGGLRTLALGTPGDLRARLNGLVLAGVKTATAGLLTEYAQEREELEHVGERLVLVDDDDQFVGVVEVTGVEVVRFADVSWDFARSEGEGDRSLEEWRAGHAAYWQREGTPVTDDTDVVCIRFRLESAGDGGISTGDLST; this is translated from the coding sequence ATGTGGCCTCGGATCGGTGGACTGCGCACGCTCGCCCTCGGCACCCCCGGTGACCTCCGCGCCCGGCTCAACGGCCTGGTGCTCGCCGGGGTGAAGACCGCCACCGCCGGCCTGCTCACCGAGTACGCGCAGGAGCGCGAGGAGTTGGAGCACGTCGGCGAACGCCTGGTCCTGGTGGACGACGACGACCAGTTCGTCGGGGTGGTCGAGGTGACCGGCGTCGAGGTGGTCCGCTTCGCCGACGTCAGCTGGGACTTCGCCCGCTCCGAAGGGGAGGGTGACCGGTCGCTGGAGGAGTGGCGGGCCGGGCACGCCGCCTACTGGCAGCGCGAGGGCACCCCGGTCACCGACGACACCGACGTGGTCTGCATCCGGTTCCGGCTGGAGTCCGCCGGGGACGGTGGGATCAGCACCGGCGACCTCAGCACCTGA
- a CDS encoding VOC family protein: MTDLTDRATSPNEPMSRVRVTGFDHLVLTVADVERALDFYCGTLGLEPVRVDRWRAGEVPFPSARVNAETIIDLIPGVPGGSNVDHICLVVRPVDWAQVIATGAFEVLEGPVPRFGARGTATSVYVRDPDGNTVELRWYPQDS, from the coding sequence ATGACCGACCTGACCGACCGCGCGACCAGCCCGAACGAGCCGATGAGCCGCGTGCGGGTGACCGGCTTCGACCACCTGGTGCTCACCGTCGCCGACGTGGAGCGCGCTCTCGACTTCTACTGCGGCACCCTCGGCCTGGAGCCGGTACGCGTCGACCGCTGGCGGGCCGGCGAGGTCCCCTTCCCGTCGGCGCGGGTCAACGCGGAAACGATCATCGACCTGATCCCCGGCGTGCCGGGCGGCTCCAACGTGGACCACATCTGCCTGGTGGTGCGGCCGGTGGACTGGGCGCAGGTGATCGCCACGGGCGCGTTCGAGGTGCTGGAGGGGCCGGTGCCACGCTTCGGTGCGCGCGGCACCGCCACCTCCGTCTACGTACGCGACCCGGACGGCAACACCGTCGAGCTGCGCTGGTATCCGCAGGACAGCTGA
- a CDS encoding aminoglycoside phosphotransferase family protein, with translation MTEEPLSGGHNAHEVVRIGDTVHRRGDGNAFAVRVLRHLAEVGYPYAPRHLGVDEQGRDVLTYVPGETTDHPSQRTAGAYALGGRMLRDLHDATAGHALAAGRECVLHGDPGPFNTIFRAGLPVAFIDWDSCRPGDRLDDLGYLAWTWCVQSQGHVPIDDQARHLRELRDGYGDVGADTLVAAVLRRQTELAEVEAANAADPRHSAARRRHAEWAVAWATGDRDLFLGHEHVFRAALR, from the coding sequence ATGACCGAGGAGCCGCTGTCGGGTGGGCACAACGCCCACGAGGTCGTCCGGATCGGCGACACGGTGCACCGCCGGGGCGACGGCAACGCGTTCGCCGTCCGGGTCCTCCGGCACCTGGCCGAGGTCGGCTACCCGTACGCTCCGCGCCACCTGGGCGTCGACGAGCAGGGCCGGGACGTGCTGACGTACGTCCCCGGGGAGACCACCGACCACCCGAGTCAGCGGACCGCCGGGGCGTACGCCCTCGGTGGCCGGATGCTGCGCGACCTGCACGACGCCACCGCGGGCCATGCCCTCGCCGCGGGCCGGGAATGCGTGCTGCACGGTGATCCGGGACCGTTCAACACCATCTTCCGGGCCGGCCTGCCGGTCGCCTTCATCGACTGGGACTCCTGCCGGCCGGGTGACCGGCTCGACGACCTCGGCTACCTGGCGTGGACCTGGTGCGTCCAGTCGCAGGGGCACGTGCCGATCGACGACCAGGCCCGCCACCTGCGGGAGCTGCGCGACGGCTACGGCGACGTCGGGGCCGACACGCTGGTCGCGGCGGTGCTGCGCCGGCAGACGGAGCTGGCCGAGGTCGAGGCCGCGAACGCGGCCGACCCCCGGCACAGCGCCGCACGGCGGCGGCACGCCGAGTGGGCGGTCGCGTGGGCGACCGGCGATCGGGACCTGTTCCTGGGGCACGAGCACGTGTTCCGCGCGGCCCTGCGCTGA
- a CDS encoding questin oxidase family protein, whose translation MDTGILDEAYRRLHRTGPEFEGWLSNHGPMAVEALVRNGEAGRVHRWLDAYLRRLDELPRGLRPIDDWRAALGDPKRAGDWLAHFDRELRDRPWREVLGTWWPRLLPGIAAGATHGVIRVGHAVRALRDGGDQPQRLTELGQALGYWAARWQPVPGADGLDLGRANRPTGGHPVDEEADRPTGRHSAGEGAAERPERTDLIDALGSLPRLPDRTGGILDRLGRLPDVPGWSAALAAPHPARTPADAERGLVALTHRAALDYLRFGHENPVMLVHAVTAPTAVLRTLPALDPALWVPSLAAAWSATAAVTAVYAPPRPVAEPAVGPAEPAEVFARAARHGDEHVVKLADAVLDAHAATGDARVLAAAGYAGQLI comes from the coding sequence ATGGACACGGGGATACTCGACGAGGCGTACCGACGACTGCACCGCACCGGCCCGGAGTTCGAGGGCTGGCTCTCCAACCACGGACCGATGGCCGTCGAGGCGCTGGTCCGCAACGGGGAGGCCGGCCGGGTGCACCGCTGGCTCGACGCGTACCTGCGACGGCTCGACGAGCTGCCCCGCGGGTTGCGGCCGATCGACGACTGGCGGGCGGCGCTGGGTGACCCGAAGCGGGCCGGCGACTGGCTCGCCCACTTCGACCGGGAGCTGCGCGACCGCCCCTGGCGGGAGGTGCTCGGCACCTGGTGGCCCCGGCTGCTGCCCGGGATCGCCGCCGGCGCCACCCACGGCGTGATCCGGGTCGGCCACGCCGTCCGGGCGCTGCGCGACGGCGGCGACCAGCCGCAGCGGCTCACCGAGCTCGGCCAGGCGCTCGGCTACTGGGCCGCCCGCTGGCAGCCGGTGCCCGGCGCGGACGGGCTCGACCTCGGCCGGGCAAACCGGCCCACCGGCGGGCACCCCGTCGACGAAGAGGCGGACCGTCCCACCGGCCGGCACTCCGCCGGGGAGGGGGCGGCGGAGCGTCCGGAACGTACCGACCTGATCGACGCGCTGGGGAGCCTGCCCCGGCTGCCGGACCGGACCGGTGGCATCCTCGACCGGCTCGGCCGGCTGCCGGACGTACCCGGATGGTCGGCGGCGCTCGCGGCGCCGCACCCGGCGCGGACCCCGGCCGACGCGGAGCGGGGCCTGGTCGCGCTGACGCACCGGGCGGCGCTGGACTACCTCCGGTTCGGCCACGAGAACCCGGTGATGCTGGTGCACGCGGTCACCGCGCCCACCGCGGTGCTGCGCACCCTGCCCGCCCTCGACCCGGCGCTGTGGGTGCCGAGCCTCGCCGCCGCCTGGTCCGCCACCGCCGCCGTCACCGCCGTGTACGCCCCACCCCGGCCCGTCGCCGAACCCGCCGTCGGGCCGGCCGAGCCCGCGGAGGTCTTCGCCCGGGCGGCCCGGCACGGCGACGAGCACGTGGTGAAGCTCGCCGACGCGGTCCTCGACGCGCACGCCGCCACCGGTGACGCGCGGGTGCTGGCCGCCGCCGGATACGCCGGTCAGCTGATCTGA